In Mixophyes fleayi isolate aMixFle1 chromosome 4, aMixFle1.hap1, whole genome shotgun sequence, the following proteins share a genomic window:
- the HDAC3 gene encoding histone deacetylase 3 has translation MAKTVAYFYDPDVGNFHYGTGHPMKPHRLALTHSLVLHYGLYKKMIVFKPYQASQHDMCRFHSEDYIDFLQRVSPTNMQGFTKSLNAFNVGDDCPVFPGLFEFCSRYTGASLQGATQLNNKICDIAINWAGGLHHAKKFEASGFCYVNDIVIGILELLKYHPRVLYIDIDIHHGDGVQEAFYLTDRVMTVSFHKYGNYFFPGTGDMYEVGAESGRYYCLNVPLRDGIDDQSYRHLFQPVIKQVVDFYQPTCIVLQCGADSLGCDRLGCFNLSIRGHGDCVQYVKGFNIPLLVLGGGGYTVRNVARCWTYETSLLVDETISEELPYSEYFEYFAPDFTLHPDVSTRIENQNTRQYLDQIRQTIFENLKMLNHAPSVQIHDVPSDLLSYDRSDEPDPEERGAEDSYSRPEASNEFYDGDHDNDKESDVEI, from the exons ATGGCAAAGACGGTGGCTTATTTCTACGATCCGGATGTCGGAAACTTTCATTATG GTACAGGCCATCCCATGAAACCACACCGCTTGGCTCTCACTCACAGTCTGGTTCTCCACTACGGACTTTATAAAAAGATGATT GTTTTTAAGCCCTACCAAGCTTCTCAGCATGATATGTGCCGCTTTCACTCTGAGGATTACATTGACTTCCTGCAGCGGGTGAGCCCCACCAACATGCAGGGCTTCACTAAAAGCCTCAACGCCTTCAACGTTGGCGATGATTG TCCGGTGTTTCCAGGCCTCTTTGAGTTTTGTTCTCGTTACACTGGAGCTTCTTTACAAGGAGCAACACAACTAAACAACAAG ATCTGTGACATTGCAATTAACTGGGCCGGAGGACTTCACCACGCCAAAAAATTTGAG GCTTCAGGATTCTGCTACGTCAATGACATTGTGATTGGTATCCTGGAGCTACTCAA ATACCACCCACGTGTTCTGTACATAGATATTGACATCCATCATGGAGATGGCGTCCAGGAAGCATTTTACCTCACTGACAGAGTCATGACCGTCTCTTTTCACAAATATGGAAACTATTTCTTTCCCGGTACAG GTGACATGTATGAGGTTGGAGCTGAGAGTGGGAGATATTACTGTCTAAATGTACCGTTAAGAGATGGCATAGATGACCAAA GTTACAGACACCTCTTCCAGCCGGTCATTAAACAAGTGGTAGATTTCTATCAGcccacctgcattgttttacaG TGTGGGGCTGACTCGCTTGGCTGTGACAGACTGGGATGTTTTAACCTTAGTATTAGAGGACATGG GGATTGTGTTCAGTATGTGAAAGGTTTCAATATTCCTCTGCTTGTACTTGGAGGAGGCGGTTATACTGTCCGCAATGTAGCACGGTGCTG GACGTATGAAACCTCATTGCTGGTGGATGAGACAATCAGTGAGGAGCTGCCTTATAGTG AATACTTTGAGTACTTTGCACCAGATTTTACTCTACACCCTGATGTCAGCACTAGAATTGAAAACCAGAACACAAGACAG TATTTGGATCAGATAAGACAGACCATTTTTGAAAACTTGAAGATGTTGAACCACGCACCCAGTGTCCAGATCCATGATGTCCCGTCCGATCTTCTCAGCTATGACCGCTCGGATGAACCGGATCCggaggagagaggcgcagaggacAGTTACAGCAG